Proteins encoded by one window of Venturia canescens isolate UGA chromosome 2, ASM1945775v1, whole genome shotgun sequence:
- the LOC122407189 gene encoding uncharacterized protein isoform X2 → MSAARIFICFACLIAVINSCLIPDKKENQEIHVFHIGSPESKSGSESDIIELHIPDERRKRGTSKDDSDYPLFSCKKDSDCPPDSKCSFKTSHCRKIRK, encoded by the exons ATGTCTGCCGCCCGGATATTCATCTGCTTCGCCTGCCTCATCGCTGTCATCAATTCGTGCCTTATACCCGACAAGAAG GAAAATCAGGAGATTCACGTTTTCCATATTGGCAGTCCCGAAAGCAAATCG GGAAGCGAATCAGACATAATAGAGTTGCATATCCCGGACGAAAGACGAAAACGTGGAACGTCCAAGGATGACAGCGATTATCCACTATTTTCCTGCAAAAAAGATTCCGACTGCCCGCCGGATTCTAAATGTTCATTCAAAACATCGCATTGTCGTAAGATTCGCAAAT AA
- the LOC122407189 gene encoding uncharacterized protein isoform X1: MSAARIFICFACLIAVINSCLIPDKKENQEIHVFHIGSPESKSGSESDIIELHIPDERRKRGTSKDDSDYPLFSCKKDSDCPPDSKCSFKTSHCQSSTSQSSGARKNGYTDGGMYDFFMASR, encoded by the exons ATGTCTGCCGCCCGGATATTCATCTGCTTCGCCTGCCTCATCGCTGTCATCAATTCGTGCCTTATACCCGACAAGAAG GAAAATCAGGAGATTCACGTTTTCCATATTGGCAGTCCCGAAAGCAAATCG GGAAGCGAATCAGACATAATAGAGTTGCATATCCCGGACGAAAGACGAAAACGTGGAACGTCCAAGGATGACAGCGATTATCCACTATTTTCCTGCAAAAAAGATTCCGACTGCCCGCCGGATTCTAAATGTTCATTCAAAACATCGCATTGTC AATCTTCAACCAGCCAATCATCAGGGGCCCGTAAAAACGGTTATACGGATGGAGGGatgtacgattttttcatgGCAAGCAGATAG